A single genomic interval of Prunus dulcis chromosome 5, ALMONDv2, whole genome shotgun sequence harbors:
- the LOC117629300 gene encoding uncharacterized protein LOC117629300, which yields MGSSKMFMLAMVMAVVVLSMTSCFGQSKETTPGCAQDLVPCADYLNNTNPPSTTCCTAIKQTVATQLACLCNLFFTPGLLELYGGNTTSGLRIATACGETMDVNKCKAAIGAPTPQSPPATPGAPKADDGGSSKIAWAGFSALLIFWASVMFC from the exons atgggcaGCTCCAAAATGTTCATGTTGGCCATGGTCATGGCGGTTGTGGTGTTGAGCATGACCAGTTGCTTCGGACAGTCAAAAGAAACGACGCCGGGTTGTGCTCAGGACCTGGTGCCCTGCGCAGACTACCTCAACAACACGAATCCTCCGTCCACCACGTGTTGCACCGCCATCAAACAGACCGTTGCCACCCAGCTCGCCTGCCTCTGCAACCTCTTCTTCACGCCTGGACTTCTCGAACTTTATGGTGGCAACACCACTTCGGGTCTCAGAATCGCCACCGCCTGCGGCGAAACAATGGACGTCAACAAATGCAAAG CTGCCATTGGTGCTCCCACTCCACAATCCCCACCTGCAACCCCAG GTGCACCAAAAGCTGACGATGGAGGCTCAAGCAAGATAGCGTGGGCTGGGTTTTCTGCTCTGCTCATATTTTGGGCTTCTGTCATGTTCTGTTGA
- the LOC117628161 gene encoding FAM10 family protein At4g22670 isoform X1 has product MDEAKLNQLKHFVEQCKADPCVLSDPSLLFFRDYLESLGATIPAHSHSHGDSKSKSYVVEESDDDMADTEAAQVHVEDEEEDEIIESDVELEGDTVEPDNEPPQKMGDASAEVSDENREASQAAKSKAVEAISEGNLEEAIEHLTEAILLNPTSAIMYGTRASVYIKMKKPNAAIRDANAALEINPDSAKGYKSRGIARAMLGHWEEAAKDLHLASKLDYDEEISAVLKKVEPNVHRIEEHRRKYDRLRKEREDKRIERQRQRRRAEAQAAYDKAKKQEQSSSSRRPGGMPGGFPGGMPGGFPGMPGGFPAGMGGGFPGGMPGGFPAGMGGGFPGGASGGASGGSPRGGAPGGFPGSTPGGVPGNVDFSKILNDPELMSAFSDPEVMAALQDVMKNPANLAKHQANPKVAPIIEKMMSKFGGPK; this is encoded by the exons ATGGACGAGGCGAAGCTGAACCAACTGAAGCATTTCGTCGAACAGTGCAAGGCCGATCCCTGCGTTCTTAGCGATCCTTCGCTCTTGTTCTTCCGCGACTACCTCGAAAG TCTCGGCGCTACGATCCCTGCCCATTCTCACAGTCACGGCGATTCCAAATCG AAGAGCTATGTGGTGGAGGAGAGCGACGACGACATGGCGGACACTGAAGCCGCTCAAGTCCATGTcgaagatgaagaggaagatgagatAATCGAATCCGACGTTGAGCTCGAGGGCGACACTGTGGAGCCTGACAATGAACCTCCTCAGAAG ATGGGAGATGCGTCGGCTGAGGTCAGTGATGAGAACCGCGAGGCCTCTCAGGCAGCAAAATCCAAAGCTGTCGAGGCCATTTCAGAAG GTAACTTGGAGGAAGCGATTGAGCATCTCACGGAGGCAATTTTGCTCAACCCTACTTCAGCAATTATGTACGGCACCAGAG CTAGTGTGTACatcaaaatgaagaaacctaATGCCGCTATTCGTGATGCCAATGCTGCCCTAGAG ATCAATCCTGACTCTGCTAAAGGCTACAAGTCTCGCGGCATAGCACGAGCAATGCTTGGTCACTGGGAAGAGGCTGCCAAGGATCTTCACTTGGCATCGAAGTTAGATTATGATGAAGAAATAAGTGCTGTACTTAAGAAG GTTGAACCAAATGTGCACAGGATTGAGGAACACCGTCGGAAGTACGATAGGCTTCGCAAAGAAAGGGAGGATAAAAGGATTGAACGCCAGAGACAACGCCGCCGTGCTGAAGCTCAG GCTGCGTATGATAAGGCTAAGAAGCAAGAGCAGTCATCTTCTAGTAGAAGGCCAGGAGGCATGCCTGGTGGGTTTCCAGGAGGAATGCCTGGTGGCTTTCCAGGAATGCCAGGAGGCTTCCCAGCAGGCATGGGTGGAGGGTTTCCAGGGGGCATGCCTGGAGGCTTCCCAGCAGGCATGGGTGGTGGCTTTCCAGGAGGAGCATCTGGAGGTGCATCTGGAGGTTCGCCTAGGGGTGGTGCGCCTGGGGGTTTCCCTGGTAGCACACCAGGAGGGGTGCCCGGAAATGTTGATTTTAGCAAAATATTGAAT GACCCTGAACTGATGTCTGCGTTTAGTGATCCAGAAGTCATGGCTGCTCTTCAAGATG TAATGAAGAACCCTGCTAACCTTGCAAAGCATCAAGCAAATCCCAAGGTGGCTCCTATAATTGAAAAGATGATGAGCAAATTTGGAGGACCCAAGTGA
- the LOC117628161 gene encoding FAM10 family protein At4g22670 isoform X2, protein MDEAKLNQLKHFVEQCKADPCVLSDPSLLFFRDYLESLGATIPAHSHSHGDSKSSYVVEESDDDMADTEAAQVHVEDEEEDEIIESDVELEGDTVEPDNEPPQKMGDASAEVSDENREASQAAKSKAVEAISEGNLEEAIEHLTEAILLNPTSAIMYGTRASVYIKMKKPNAAIRDANAALEINPDSAKGYKSRGIARAMLGHWEEAAKDLHLASKLDYDEEISAVLKKVEPNVHRIEEHRRKYDRLRKEREDKRIERQRQRRRAEAQAAYDKAKKQEQSSSSRRPGGMPGGFPGGMPGGFPGMPGGFPAGMGGGFPGGMPGGFPAGMGGGFPGGASGGASGGSPRGGAPGGFPGSTPGGVPGNVDFSKILNDPELMSAFSDPEVMAALQDVMKNPANLAKHQANPKVAPIIEKMMSKFGGPK, encoded by the exons ATGGACGAGGCGAAGCTGAACCAACTGAAGCATTTCGTCGAACAGTGCAAGGCCGATCCCTGCGTTCTTAGCGATCCTTCGCTCTTGTTCTTCCGCGACTACCTCGAAAG TCTCGGCGCTACGATCCCTGCCCATTCTCACAGTCACGGCGATTCCAAATCG AGCTATGTGGTGGAGGAGAGCGACGACGACATGGCGGACACTGAAGCCGCTCAAGTCCATGTcgaagatgaagaggaagatgagatAATCGAATCCGACGTTGAGCTCGAGGGCGACACTGTGGAGCCTGACAATGAACCTCCTCAGAAG ATGGGAGATGCGTCGGCTGAGGTCAGTGATGAGAACCGCGAGGCCTCTCAGGCAGCAAAATCCAAAGCTGTCGAGGCCATTTCAGAAG GTAACTTGGAGGAAGCGATTGAGCATCTCACGGAGGCAATTTTGCTCAACCCTACTTCAGCAATTATGTACGGCACCAGAG CTAGTGTGTACatcaaaatgaagaaacctaATGCCGCTATTCGTGATGCCAATGCTGCCCTAGAG ATCAATCCTGACTCTGCTAAAGGCTACAAGTCTCGCGGCATAGCACGAGCAATGCTTGGTCACTGGGAAGAGGCTGCCAAGGATCTTCACTTGGCATCGAAGTTAGATTATGATGAAGAAATAAGTGCTGTACTTAAGAAG GTTGAACCAAATGTGCACAGGATTGAGGAACACCGTCGGAAGTACGATAGGCTTCGCAAAGAAAGGGAGGATAAAAGGATTGAACGCCAGAGACAACGCCGCCGTGCTGAAGCTCAG GCTGCGTATGATAAGGCTAAGAAGCAAGAGCAGTCATCTTCTAGTAGAAGGCCAGGAGGCATGCCTGGTGGGTTTCCAGGAGGAATGCCTGGTGGCTTTCCAGGAATGCCAGGAGGCTTCCCAGCAGGCATGGGTGGAGGGTTTCCAGGGGGCATGCCTGGAGGCTTCCCAGCAGGCATGGGTGGTGGCTTTCCAGGAGGAGCATCTGGAGGTGCATCTGGAGGTTCGCCTAGGGGTGGTGCGCCTGGGGGTTTCCCTGGTAGCACACCAGGAGGGGTGCCCGGAAATGTTGATTTTAGCAAAATATTGAAT GACCCTGAACTGATGTCTGCGTTTAGTGATCCAGAAGTCATGGCTGCTCTTCAAGATG TAATGAAGAACCCTGCTAACCTTGCAAAGCATCAAGCAAATCCCAAGGTGGCTCCTATAATTGAAAAGATGATGAGCAAATTTGGAGGACCCAAGTGA
- the LOC117629204 gene encoding protein ODORANT1 translates to MGRQPCCDKLGVKKGPWTAEEDKKLINFILTNGQCCWRAVPKLAGLRRCGKSCRLRWTNYLRPDLKRGLLTEAEEQLVIDLHARLGNRWSKIAARLPGRTDNEIKNHWNTHIKKKLLRMGIDPVTHEPLHKEDQLGCSKETKSSSSSHDHKNNLPDHQSTNDHSMVVNSAGSEDMNSSSSPPENSCSGDESTLLDTICNDESLMKNLWVDETPLIDALWSNNGQVVADHGGNEINIENGMGLQSWEDNCAWLLDCQDFGVHDFGMDYCFNDVELNGLSTLEMGDKLSTTIN, encoded by the exons ATGGGACGGCAACCTTGTTGTGACAAACTTGGGGTAAAGAAAGGGCCATGGACAGCTGAGGAGGACAAGAAGCTCATCAACTTTATTCTCACTAATGGCCAGTGTTGCTGGAGAGCTGTGCCTAAGCTCGCCGGGCTTCGCCGGTGTGGCAAGAGTTGCAGACTCCGTTGGACCAACTATCTCCGGCCCGACTTGAAGAGAGGCCTCCTTACTGAAGCTGAAGAACAGTTGGTTATTGATCTCCATGCTCGTCTTGGAAATAG GTGGTCCAAGATTGCAGCCAGATTGCCAGGGAGGACTGATAATGAGATCAAGAATCATTGGAACACCCATATCAAGAAAAAGCTGCTTAGGATGGGAATTGATCCTGTCACGCATGAACCCCTCCACAAAGAAGATCAGTTGGGGTGCAGCAAGGAAAccaaatcatcatcatcatcccatGATCATAAAAATAACTTGCCAGATCATCAATCTACAAATGATCATAGCATGGTAGTCAACTCAGCCGGATCGGAGGACATGAACTCATCAAGCTCACCACCAGAAAACTCTTGCTCCGGCGACGAATCAACGCTGCTAGATACCATTTGCAACGACGAGTCGTTGATGAAGAACCTGTGGGTGGATGAAACTCCTCTGATTGATGCATTGTGGAGCAACAATGGTCAAGTAGTAGCAGATCACGGGGGCAACGAGATTAATATTGAGAATGGCATGGGGTTGCAATCTTGGGAGGACAATTGTGCATGGCTTTTGGATTGCCAGGACTTTGGTGTTCATGATTTTGGCATGGATTATTGCTTCAACGACGTCGAATTAAACGGTCTCAGCACATTAGAGATGGGGGATAAATTAAGCACTactataaattaa